From the Lolium rigidum isolate FL_2022 chromosome 2, APGP_CSIRO_Lrig_0.1, whole genome shotgun sequence genome, one window contains:
- the LOC124693379 gene encoding serine/threonine-protein kinase VPS15-like, giving the protein MDIFSLGCVLAELFLEGQPLFELSQLLAYRRGQYDPMHTLEKIQDAGIQDMVLHMIQLDPKERLSCKSYLQKYETVVFPTYFSRLHNFFSDIVPLGSDARVEKTQENFERIHDMMISGLTGEQNQVSGKEDIGGQVTNSPRESAKSASLVKRNIPGDHRQIAGDLNLLLKEVEQRNVHGGTKVMQDTESYAASNVSRANGIGPSQQVNQTQSQTTSVLVAQSNDVSHVHKISKSNLLALVSGYDAQSDTYSFDIFQQTHSKVSCEGMVLLASLICSSIRSVKKPELRRAGLILLKISSTYIDDDSRLQLVIPYVIAMLSDPAAIVRCAALETLSDVLCLVQDFPISDAMIFPEYILPMLSLLPDDTEESVRVCYASNIYKLALTAYRFLLRSRSITDAGPLDKSVVAAGSQSAEAPLKKKHDKIDRQLARLRKSIYDIVQELVMGPKQTPNVRRALLQDIGYLCYFFGHRQSNDFLLPILPAFLNDHDEQLRAVYFGQIVVVCYFIGSRSVEEYLLPYLEQALSDDMEAVVVNVLDCLTMMCESRYLRKRVIVGLFGKALPLLCHPIQWVKRSAVRLIAACSESLGPVDTYVYLSPHLRHFLHREPPSLSEAALLACLKPPVSKAVLYQALEVTKDTGNVLLKGDGKKEQTLPGGKYPATTQSGPSATLEDAVRLRTSNLSGNVSLDIKDSISSDKSLYYGYAPHASTVSSSFYDGLSKGIPSYSVTTDKRGLGEIFMPWESNRHPGLSSSVQGLQTRENHFSSRHGDLSISDSMKSSLSVPGDGVSNSETAVSPSFTRSAVALETGWKPRGVLVAHLQEHRLSVNDIAVSDDNTFFVTASDDSSVKIWDTRKLEKDIAFRSRLTYNLGSSQALCTTMLSGSSQVVVGDSDGALHLFSVDCARGVGSVAERYSGIVNVKRKDLKEGAILSVANCSSDSFSPTILFSTEHCDIHKWDARTNSESWSFKSSPEEGYISALVMGQCGNWFISGSSRGVLTLWDHRFLLPVNSWNYSTVTPIEKLCLLIPPHNSISSAGRPLVFVAAGYNEVSLWNAENGSCHQMFRTASIENEAVMLKTPSRPVNKTNAKDIRRAGSYKYRIEELSSPPPRLPGIRCLLPLPGGDLLTGGTDLKIRYWDQARPEQSFCIAGPSAKGVGNDECYDIKSSYGVQVVQETCKQPTPSSRLTHKTQLAMAAADSAGCHRDAILALASVNLSSQRLISASRDGAVKVWK; this is encoded by the exons ATGGACATATTTTCTCTCGG GTGTGTTCTTGCTGAACTTTTCTTGGAAGGTCAGCCCCTCTTTGAGCTTTCACAACTTCTCGCTTATCGGCGTGGCCAGTATGACCCTATGCATACCCTAGAAAAG ATACAAGATGCTGGTATCCAAGACATGGTACTTCACATGATTCAATTAGACCCCAAAGAAAGGCTATCATGTAAAAGCTATCTGCAAAAATATGAAACTGTCGTTTTTCCAACCTATTTTTCAAGATTGCACAACTTCTTCTCGGATATTGTTCCACTTGGCTCAGATGCTAGG GTTGAGAAGACACAGGAAAATTTTGAAaggatacatgacatgatgataaGTGGCTTAACAGGTGAACAAAATCAAGTATCTGGGAAGGAAGACATTGGAGGACAAGTTACAAACTCACCGAGAGAATCTGCCAAAAGTGCATCCTTAGTTAAGAGAAACATTCCTGGAGACCATCGTCAGATCGCTGGAGATCTCAATCTCCTTCTCAAGGAAGTGGAGCAAAGGAACGTCCATGGAGGCACAAAGGTCATGCAGGACACAGAAAGTTATGCTGCTTCAAATGTTTCACGTGCAAATGGTATTGGGCCCTCGCAGCAGGTTAATCAAACTCAAAGTCAAACTACAAGTGTCTTGGTGGCCCAGAGCAATGATGTATCCCATGTGCACAAGATATCCAAGAGTAACTTGCTTGCTTTAGTGTCTGGTTATGATGCCCAATCGGATACCTATAGTTTTGACATTTTCCAACAGACACATTCCAAGGTGAGCTGTGAAGGCATGGTCTTGCTTGCCTCATTAATCTGCTCGTCCATACGAAGTGTCAAAAAACCAGAACTAAGAAGGGCCGGTCTCATCCTTCTGAAGATTTCTTCCACATACATAGATGACGATAGTCGCTTGCAGCTGGTTATTCCCTATGTTATTGCAATGCTTTCAGATCCCGCTGCCATAGTTCGCTGCGCTGCTTTGGAAACCTTGTCTGATGTTCTCTGTCTTGTTCAAGACTTCCCTATCAGTGATGCAATGATCTTCCCTGAGTACATCCTCCCAATGCTCTCTTTGCTCCCAGATGATACAGAGGAGAGTGTCAGAGTTTGCTATGCCAGTAACATTTATAAGCTAGCTTTAACAGCTTATAGATTCTTGCTTCGTTCTCGGAGCATAACTGATGCTGGGCCTCTAGACAAATCAGTGGTTGCTGCTGGATCACAGTCTGCAGAAGCACCACTGAAGAAGAAGCATGATAAAATTGATCGGCAACTTGCACGTCTGAGGAAAAGTATTTATGACATAGTGCAAGAGTTGGTAATGGGACCAAAGCAGACACCTAATGTCCGCAGAGCTCTCCTGCAGGATATAGGTTATCTATGTTACTTTTTTGGGCACAGACAAAGTAATGATTTTCTTCTTCCTATACTTCCAGCATTTCTGAATGACCATGATGAGCAGCTCCGTGCAGTTTACTTTGGTCAAATTGTCGTTGTTTGCTACTTCATTGGTTCAAGAAGTGTCGAGGAATATCTTTTGCCCTATCTTGAACAGGCACTAAGTGACGATATGGAAGCTGTGGTTGTAAACGTACTTGACTGCTTAACCATGATGTGTGAAAGTCGTTACTTGAGGAAAAGGGTAATCGTTGGCTTATTTGGGAAGGCCCTTCCTCTACTATGTCATCCAATTCAATGGGTTAAACGGTCTGCTGTAAGGCTTATTGCTGCTTGTAGCGAGAGCTTAGGGCCTGTAGATACTTATGTGTACCTTTCTCCACATCTAAGGCATTTTCTACACAGGGAGCCACCTTCATTGTCTGAAGCTGCTCTTCTTGCATGTCTTAAGCCTCCAGTCTCGAAAGCAGTCTTATACCAAGCTTTAGAGGTTACCAAGGACACAGGAAACGTTTTACTGAAGGGTGATGGTAAAAAAGAACAGACATTACCTGGTGGAAAATATCCTGCTACGACACAAAGTGGGCCCTCTGCCACTCTGGAAGATGCTGTAAGGTTGAGAACATCTAATTTGTCTGGCAATGTGTCTTTGGACATCAAAGATTCAATTTCTTCAGATAAATCGTTATATTATGGCTACGCACCACATGCATCTACTGTGAGCAGTTCATTTTATGATGGATTGTCTAAGGGAATTCCATCATATTCTGTTACCACTGATAAGCGTGGTTTAGGAGAAATATTTATGCCCTGGGAATCCAACCGGCATCCAGGTTTATCAAGTTCAGTTCAAGGCCTCCAGACTAGAGAGAATCATTTCAGTAGCAGGCATGGTGATTTAAGCATCAGTGACTCAATGAAGAGCAGCTTGTCTGTGCCAGGTGATGGCGTCTCCAACTCTGAGACTGCAGTGTCGCCCTCCTTCACCAGATCAGCAGTGGCTCTGGAGACAGGTTGGAAGCCTCGTGGAGTTCTAGTGGCACATCTCCAAGAACATCGGTTGTCTGTCAATGATATTGCGGTGTCAGATGACAACACCTTTTTTGTGACGGCTTCGGATGACTCAAGTGTTAAGATATGGGATACAAGAAAGTTGGAAAAGGACATTGCCTTCAGATCAAGGTTGACATATAACTTGGGTAGTAGCCAAGCTCTATGTACAACAATGCTTTCTGGCAGTTCACAGGTTGTTGTTGGTGATAGCGATGGCGCATTGCACTTGTTTTCTGTTGACTGCGCACGCGGTGTTGGGAGTGTTGCAGAGAGGTATTCTGGCATCGTTAACGTAAAAAGGAAAGATCTGAAAGAAGGTGCTATTCTCAGTGTTGCAAATTGTTCATCGGACAGCTTTAGCCCAACCATCCTATTCAGCACTGAACATTGTGACATCCATAAATGGGATGCAAGGACCAATTCAGAATCTTGGTCATTTAAATCCTCACCGGAGGAGGGCTATATCTCAGCGCTTGTGATGGGCCAGTGTGGAAATTGGTTCATCTCAGGGTCTTCAAGAGGTGTTCTTACGTTGTGGGATCATAGGTTTTTGCTTCCTGTCAACTCATGGAACTATTCCACAGTAACCCCTATAGAGAAATTGTGCTTGCTTATACCACCACACAACTCAATATCTTCTGCTGGAAGACCACTGGTTTTTGTGGCCGCAGGCTACAATGAAGTTTCCTTGTGGAATGCTGAGAATGGTAGCTGCCACCAG ATGTTTAGGACAGCAAGCATCGAGAATGAGGCTGTTATGCTGAAGACACCATCAAGACCTGTTAACAAGACAAACGCCAAAGACATAAGGCGAGCGGGAAGCTACAAATACAGAATTGAGGAATTATCTAGTCCGCCTCCACGCCTTCCTGGCATCCGTTGCCTGCTTCCTTTGCCAGGGGGAGATCTGTTGACTGGAGGAACAGATTTGAAGATACGCTACTGGGACCAGGCCAG
- the LOC124688718 gene encoding uncharacterized protein LOC124688718 has translation MPPRKRGKKGAAATTTKQQQPPPPGPPGPDAPVQEKLRWLTDQEIERRKAAIRAIQAAEVESVLSRLHLVRTYISKEQEEACALHYFQENLPNVSVVPNEKQDELELKWKEWDNHMYGDHRDDKVSRASITSLATAAGFHFSADSVQKNFIESTLDFNNFTWSELPEGEMTGAGDSLQTPGATSSRLSFGMTPKTVRVPKNGEMLLSVHGSPLGVYKEENLAPITESGNGSEEPPRDATGPLQ, from the exons ATGCCGCCAAGGAAGCGGGGGAAAAAGGGGGCTGCTGCCACCACAACCAAGCAgcagcaaccgccaccaccaGGGCCGCCTGGCCCCGACGCGCCTGTGCAGGAGAAGCTGCGGTGGCTCACTGACCAAGAGA TTGAACGTCGGAAAGCTGCCATCAGAGCTATTCAAGCAGCAGAGGTTGAGAGCGTACTTTCTCGGCTGCACTTGGTGCGAACCTACATTTCCAAGGAGCAAGAAGAAGCGTGTGCCTTGCACTATTTTCAGGAGAACTTGCCCAATGTATCAGTTGTCCCGAATGAAAAGCAGGATGAGCTTGAGTTGAAGTGGAAAGAGTGGGATAATCACATGTATGGAGACCACAGGGATGACAAGGTTTCACGAGCTTCGATCACGTCATTGGCAACTGCTGCTGGTTTCCATTTCTCGGCAGATTCAG TGCAGAAGAacttcatcgagagcaccttaGATTTTAACAACTTT ACATGGAGTGAGCTACCCGAAGGCGAAATGACAGGAGCAGGGGATTCTCTACAGACACCTGGG GCTACGAGTAGCCGACTGTCTTTTGGCATGACACCGAAAACTGTAAGAGTACCCAAGAACGgggagatgctcttatctgtgCACGGGTCACCTCTTGGAGTGTACAAAGAAGAAAATCTGGCACCCATTACTG AATCTGGAAATGGAAGTGAAGAGCCGCCTCGTGATGCCACAGGCCCTCTACAGTAG